The Oreochromis aureus strain Israel breed Guangdong linkage group 7, ZZ_aureus, whole genome shotgun sequence region ttatttatctcaGGTGCAGCTCTTCGACAGAGAATGTGTTCGTTCACTGTGTGAAACAAGCTGCCCTCTCTTATGCCCGATTTAGACCTTTGCAGGAAATCTACAGCATAACTTAAGAAGTAACTGGAAACCCCTTTTAACCCAGTGCTGTTGGCCAGTTCAGCCCAGTCGATTCCTCCTGTGCATTCCCAACTTCTTTTTTCCACAGTTTTTGACATTATCAGTGAGAGAATAACAATCATCAACTCGGtataaacaataataatcataGTGTAAATCTAAAGACTCATGAGTGTCAGCAGATTCCTGTAAGGAGAAACAGGCCACTCAGTATgaacttgacttgaaaaaaggttgcTAATTAGTACACATGCTTTTCATTCATGATGTACTTATTGTATGATCATTTTTGAATCTGATTCACTGTCAAACTTGATCATCTTGTCTGCGAAAGCATTTCAAAGGAGAAACACGACTGCAAAGGCAGCACCTGAGGCAGTGTAAGTCCTGCTGACGCTACGTTTAGTTTTAAGATTCCCGTTTGGCCCTGCTCTCCTCTTAGAAATCCCAGCTTGCTCTTCCTCAGGCTCACCACAGGCTCTCCGCTCCTGTCATTATTAGACCAGTAACTCCTCCTCGCTTACTCCTGAGTTCTCAGgttacatttttgttgttaaacTAGTTTTTTTACTTTCAGCCTAGATACTTGAAGCTCTGCGCCGAGCTGAGAATCACCTCATTCTCATGTTCAACGTATCATGAGCAAAAGTACCAACACGACAATATcttacttattttttaatgtatttgtgtcaatattgatatttatatttaggtACTTTTATCCGGCCTCCCTAATTTGTCACTTAATTAATTAGTGATGCCAATAaaagttgatttaaaaaaataaagaagaaactTGCAGGAGGGAAATGGTAGACGCTGCTGATAGGAGggagaaacaaatgaaaatgacCCACATAGTGACCCCTTCatgcctttttattttattcctacTCAGTTACACAATGACAGCATATCTTGATAGTTATAGCAGTAGCTACTTTGATATTAGAATAGAAATAGAATAGCCAGTTTATTCCCTGCCACTGATGGGTACTTTCAAGGATGATTGATTAACTGAAGGTTTTAGCCTTTGCTTCCAGCCTCATGCCTTTGTAGCTTAGGTATTTTTACCGTACTGCTTTGCTGTGCGTAAACAAAACCCCTGGTTGgactcagtgtttttgtgtgtgcttgGCTCGACAGGAAGACGATCACCAGCTCCGGCTCATTGCTGCCATCCTGCGTCATCTCCTGATGCTGAAGACTGAGACTGAGGAGAAAACGGAGGAAGCACACAGGTGGGAATCTGTTCCTTGCTGATCTTCGTATATTAATAATTTATTGTAGCAGACTGCTCCTTCGTATTTGATTTAAACCAATATACATGTTTGGACCTCTTGAACACGAACAGTCTCAGTCCCTTTGTGTATCCGTGTCCTGTAGCTTTCATGTGTTTATAAGTGTTATAGCCTCAGACATGACTTGAAAGTGATTTACATAGAAAAGCAGACTGCATCGCCGTGTCTGTGTAGGAAAATCACCTTGTGAGATTTGCTTGTGTCGATAGTAAAGTGCTGTGTAGTTGTATTTTATATTATCTATgagctttttttctgtcattgtgtGACAGCAGTGTTTTCTCATGGTAATTTCACACAAGAATGCCAAGAATGTGTGGTCTTAGCCTGAAATTTAAACAGTGTCATGTAAAAGTGAGTGATGATCCTCTTGACCTATCAGATTGGTGGCTGAATCAGTCGTGGGAGCTTGACCCATTGACCGACCCAGCTGTAATTTGAATGCAGTGTAACACAGAGCTAATCTGAATAGAAAAGGGGAGCACGAAGgagagaggttttttttttttagttttaagcCAAGCTGGCAGgcattttaaagtttgttaGTCGGATGATCATCAGActaacaaataaatattttcagctGTAGAGTGTTGTGGTGCTACGCATTTATGACTGACGGACTTCTGGTATCAGACTCAGTTCTTTCTACATCTGTGCTCTCTGTCTTTTTAAACTGACCATCTCAAGGATCACCTTATTTCCAGAACaactcttattattttttttcttttattcctacTTTTATCTCTTTGGGTACCAGTAATTGTAAGTATTGCTAacttgagaaaaataaagtattttagATGATCTCTGGTGAATCTGCAGTTTAGGAGGTATAGATGTTAAAATGCAAACCTACCACTGACATGACAGAGACATgatttgtcatatttttatGCCATGTGCTCTTTTTGAGCTCCTAGTGATTTTTATCTCCTTCTGGTCTCAAACTGGAGATTTTAACTTGTTCAGCAAACCTGTTAACcgctatatatatttattagtatttaaaaagcattaataacaacattaaaatgcaaagaaaacagatgcgtatcagaaaacaaacaggaaatgtccCTTTATTTTTCTGTCGAAAATTCATAAAGAATTGCTGTTCCTCTTGGGAATAGATCAGATTTTAGTGAAACTCGCATACAAAGATCACCAAATGATGTTTCAACCAAATCATCATTTTTGCGGTTCCATTTTACCAGCATAACCTTTGTAGAGACGACTTACAATCTCAGTTTACTCCACTTCAATTCAACTTCATTTATATtgtaccaaatcacaacagctgctctatattgtgaggtaaagaTGCTACAATAGTAGTGAGAATACCCCAGCAATCAGATGACAGCCTACATGCAATCACTTGGCGAcagtaggaagaaaaaaaaaactcccttttaacaggaagaaacctttggcagaaccaggctcagggaggggcggggccatctgctgtgaccggttgggtgTAAGGGGACGAAGAGAGGACAATAAGcagactgtggaagagagcGAGATATAATAGCTAacgattaaatgcagagtggtgtataaacagagTGTAAAGAGGTGTGAAAAGAACAAATGCACCATGGGAAGCTTCTGGCTGCCTAGGTCTATTCCCGTTTAACTAGGGGAGGGTTCATATTTATCTGAACCAGCCCTCACTAGAAGCTTTGTCAAAAAGGAAATGTTTAAGGCTAATCTGAAAGTCGTGACATAAGATTCACACGTTTAAGAAGAAAGAACTTCAGGAAGTACCAAATGATAGGAAAGCTTGAACTATCGCATTGCTATACATTTCACTTATATCTTATTAGATTCTGAGGATTTCATTGGTGGGGATTAGGACAGAAGGGGTCCTGTGGGTTAACAGTGCCATGACATGCGGGTGCACTCACATATTTTCATGGTTTCTGCTGAGCATGTCATCTTAATGCTCCCGAACTCTCACACATTCATTTGGTAGTGAACTACATTGACCTGTCCCAGATGTGACTGTTTGCGAGTGTGCTTGACTCTCTCATTGGCTTTTTATTCTCATGATGTTATTTAATACAGCCAATGAGTGAGAAGAAAACGTATCACTTTCTTTCTGCGCTTTGCACCTGTGAATTGTGGTAAATCCTGAGCAAAACCTGGTATGTCTTTCAAAAGTGTTTTAACCTTTTTGTATTTCGATTTTATTCTCCAAATACCCTAAAACATCtggataattaaaaaatataatcttTTTTACTGTTTGCAGCCATGCCGTGAACCTGCTGAACAACCTGCCTGTGTCCTATCTGGATGTTTTAATTGACGTGCCCGTCCAGGGAGGGCAGGAGAAATATGGCGGAAAAAACATGGACGCGATCGAGGTGTTGCTGGACTTCATGGAGAAAAGAATCGACAAGGTAAAATTCAACTTCACGTCACGATGACGCGAGAATAACGGTTTAGCATCTGTAAATGTGTTCAAACTCCACctgaatgttgttgtttttatttatgattAGAAGGAGAAGAAAGCCTGAATAAAGGTCATGTCCCTCAGGTTCTCCTCTGTTATTCAGTGTCTCCGTCATCTTATTTCTATTAGCTGCGTGCTTGTGTGTTAATGATATCTATCCAGCCCCTGAGTTTGTGGAGACAGTGAAGTTTTTGTGGTTTGTCACTCCAAGCAGGGGTCCAATTACAAAGAGGGTTTGACTCCAGTACTCAGCCTTTTGACTGAAGGATCCAGACACCACAGGGAGATCCGCAGATATATCAAAGCTCAGGTAATGTTTGTGGACTCAGCTTTAGAGGTCTGTTAAAATTGAAATATTGATGCACTATTAAGccttgtatctttttttttaaggtacTTCCCCCACTGAAAGATGTGAAGAGCAGGCCAGAGATTGGCACCACCATCAGAAACAAGCTGGTTCGCCTCATGACACATGTGGACATGGGCGTGAAGCAGACAGCTGCAGAGTTTCTGTTCGTCCTCTGCAAAGAAAGCGGTGAGTGATTTAAAATGGAGAAGAAGGGGAGGAAAAATATGTGGTCTTTTCGGTTCAGTGCAGTTTATGGGAATAATTACCTTAACACATCAGCATTTATGTGTAGCAGTGCCCCCTTTTAGTAAATGTGTCTTGCAGTGGACAACCTGTTGAAGTACACGGGGTACGGAAACGCAGCAGGACTTCTTGCGGCTCGAGGACTTCttggaggagggagaggagagacTCAGTACTCCGACGATGAGGACTCGGACACAGAAGAATACAAATCTGCCAAACCTTTGTAAGTCCTCCACATTGGGATTACAATAAGGTGTCACGTTTAACTGTTGTGTGTACTTTGATCATTTGTGCACACCGATTCAAAAACTGCTTCTCTAGTAGCTGATGctgatcatctctctctctctctctctctctctctctctctctctctctctctttaaaaaaaattatttccttttattttcagGGGACAAACCACAGTAATTTAATCCCAGATATAACAAATAGCTGCCATTAGTTGAATTCATTTTGCAGCTATACATTCAGGAttctcatctttttctttttttcagcatcAACCCCATCACTGGTCACGTTGAGGAGCCGATGCCGAACCCCGTCGAAGAGATGACCGAGGAGCAGAAGGAGTATGAAGCCGAGAAGCTGGCCAACATGTTCGACAAGTTGTCAAGGTAGCAAACTAGAGAACTAGCTAACTAGTAGTGAGGCATGCTTCGAAATCTAAAATGTGCTGTTTACGACACTTAGAAAAGTACCAGAGGATTTTCAGTTGCAAGATTTTTGGACTgaaaacagctgtgtgtgttctgtCCGGTGAGACTGTGAAAAAAAGACTTTACCGCAGTTTCTGATGGACTGAAAAAGGTTTAGAGGTCATTTCATGCTCTGCCACGAAGCTCAAATATATAAAGCAATCTGCTGTCTGGGAATttgctttttcatattttagatTAGCTTCGATGCATgaatgtggttaaaaaaaatctgtgtaaaatgaaaaattcAGTATGATAGATGCCTCAGAAGTCTTTTACCACGCCTGctcaaaatataaatacaggGTTTCCCGAGCAAAGGGTcgtgctgtgtttgtgttgaccTTTCCTCAGCGAGCACAGAGGCCAACGTTAGTTTGCACAGCGCCTGCACAAAAGTAACAGTGAGCCCGCTCCCTGCCAACCGAGTCATCGTTGGAAGAATCTCTTGCCTTTTAGATGTAGCTTCAATTAGGACTGGACTTTGTGCACGCCGCGTCATTCAGCCGGTGTAAATGGGGGAGCTGCCGCCACGACGCACCAGCGGCATCATTACCTCCGCTCCTTAATTATCACCTAATTGGCTCACACAGTCGACTTGTCGTTTCCCCGTTCCTTTATTCGGGTTTTTAATAACACACGTCCTGACTTTATTCTTCTTTTGATTTGACAAGCAAGCCGCTGGTCAGACAAGGAGTGGACTGAGACAGAGGCACAGCTAGACAAAGCTATTCGGGTGGAACGTGGATGAAGAGACACAGGTGGATAAATGCGCAGGCATAAGAAAGCCGTCCTCGCCATTGTTGAGCCAAAAGAGGGCGTTGAGCTGTAATGAGGCACGTGCACCCAGAAGAGGAAGATTCCTTTCCGAGGCCGCATCCCCTTTCTTATCTTCCTCTGCAATGAAGGAGAGGTGCTCCCTCGATGCCGACTCTAAGGAGATCGGTCAGATCCTTGCAAGAATGTGCCCCTCTAACTGTTTAACTGGTGCTCCAATTAGCACATACTCtgcacccccccacccccaccccaccccttaCACCTGCCAGACCCCCCCCCCAGCCCTCTGTCACTCCCGAGGAGGAAGAAAGacatttttcccccctctctaaTTGGAAGAAATGATGgcacatgtttttgtttgttttgtcacgCTGGTCTGTATTGTACATGAGCCAGCGATACCGGGTCACGAGATGCCGGTTCCCTTTAAAGAACTTTAACCTTTAAACTTTAAGAATTAAATGACATTTAATTCTAGGAATCAGAAGGAATTACATGGCCATTTGTGTTTGAGTCTGTCAAATCTTTTAACCGATAATTCTCTGATAAATCATCTTGGAGGGAGTGGTGACACACGGTGCAGGTATAATTGGATTAGGGTGAAGGGGCAGCCGTGGCTTTGAGGAGATTAGGCTGAGTACTGATCCTGTAATTAAACTGCCACTGCAGAGGAGGGGAGGGAGGATGGCCAGACAGGGGCGAGTGTCCATGAAAGGAGGGGAGGGAGTTGTTGAGTGAGGGTCCTTGAGTTGTGTGTGCAGAACGTGCAGACGCATACAActgaaaagcctttttttttttttttttttttttttttaaaggctttcCTTTAGCATCGTTCTCCATCCAGCACGTCATATCTGATATCTACTTCTTTGTGTCCGCAGGCAGCACGTAATTCGACCGATGGGTGTCAAACTTGACGGGACATTGGCGCCTTTGGAAGAAACTCTCTGCAGTCCACCTGAGGAAAACTCGGACTCAGACTCGGACTAGTGCCACTGAATGTCTCAGCCACGTTTTCCAGACTAAGCCCGATGGGCCCCACCCCCAACAAATCTCGAGCTGTGATCCATGAAGGTGGGTTCTGTAGCTGGGCTTGAATTTGGGCCTCCATCCTGAATGAGCTGCTGCTGAGTGTAGAGCTGTGTCCAAAAACTTCAGGTGCTGGATGGGAAAGTCCCATTTATCACCTCGGGGGCTGTAACTGGGACAAGTGGTAGTGATTAACAGAAAGCTGAACAAATGGTGatggtgaaaaataaaatatttatgtgtAAGTTTATATCAGGCTTTTTTTGCGCCTTGCAGGGCAATCACCTCCTTTTTGGTTTTTCTTACTGATATTGACTGACGGCCACTTAAATGCAAATAAAGTGTTATTTTGCAATCATGGACTGGACTCTTAGCAAAATCTTAGcgtcttttctttcaaataggACAGGCAGTTGCTGTACTAAATGAAATCAAACCAGTCCTGAAGTAGGACGCAGCTAAACATTTCACAGCAGGCTCCAGAGGCCGTCTCTTGCTGAAGAGTCATCGTGCATGGCAGGAAGACTGCCGAGAAGGAGTTCACGGTTACTGCTGCATCGTTTGCTTTAGTGCTCCCTGAGGGGGAAGAATATACTTTCTGCTGAATTTTGCTTCTTGCTGGaaacactgttttgtttaaagtGTAGTTTTGGGTGTGAATAAACATTCCTTCACTTCTTTTTTaagaatatatacatataaaaaatatatgactAGAAAGTGCACAATTTTAACACGAATCATAGTAAACACTGTTAGCGGTAAAGCTGCTGGTACTGCTGGAGCACATGACTGATCTGTGTTTGTGGACGGTTTAAACCTGCAGCTCGCTTTGTAATCAGTTTTTACCAAGGACAAGAAACAAATGTTAGTGGTAGTTCACTTTTTTCCTGTCTGGTACTCAATTGATGATGTTATGGAGATAAATTTAATGAAACTTGTTTTCTTAAGAGTTGAGGCAATGCTGCATTCTCCACAGGTGGATGGTGGTTTTTGCCTGTTTGGGCTCTTGACAAAGAGATGTGTGAACTACGATGATTGTTTTCTAATCCCTGTTCCTTTTGTCATCTGCATGATGTTAaatcaaaaaagaagaaacctatgaaaatgttgtttatttgacaCTAAATGTGTGACTTTATATAAACAAAGTAATATATTTTCTGTGTCTTggtataatttaattttatgcaGATCTCACATGCTTGGTCTGTTATTGATACACATAATTTAACTGCTTGTTACATCACTTAAATCAGTTTCTCTCATTGTTAATGAAATTTGTGCAAGTTCACTTTACTCTTTTCGATTTGCTAAAGTTAGTTATCATTTGATGGGTTTCTCCtctcatttctgtatttttccccCTATCGCTGTAGATTTGTTTTGTGCTCAGCTGTAAACAAAATTATTCCACCACATTCAAGTTTTCTGTTCACATTTTTCCAAGTGGAAAGCATTTATGAAATAGCATCACATCATTTCCACAAGACTTAATAAACTGAAGAATAAATGTGTCGTTTTTGGACACACAAAAAGTGCAAATTACACAATACTTTTATTAAATACGCTCTCAAAGACAGTGTTATACTGATTATAAAACATTAACACATTACACTGACTTAAAACACCTTAAAATTAATGTTTTAGATACAAGGCTCAAATGTCTACTAGTGTTCTTGATGGACGCTGTTTGAACTTGATTAACCTTTTGATGTGTTCATATAACCGTGATACAAACATCACATACTGGCTCTTAGATGAAGAGGTTAGACTCAAAATAATTTGATTAGAGGTTACAGTTAACAGAACAGTCGGCCACGTGAACTATGGATAGTGGAAACTGCTCAAAATCCTTCAAGTGTTGTAATATTTAGTTGCTTAGGGTGGACGATGCAGAGCTCTTGCTGTCCGTCTCAGAATCTGTCTCCTCGCCGCCGCTGCCAGCTGCTCTCTGAGCTCCTGGTATGGACCTGGATGTCTCCGTCCTGCCTTGAGGCTCTGCTGTTGCTCTGATCGGACATGTCTGTGATGGCGGACTGCTTACCAACGGTGGGATGGTCTGCAGAAAGGAAATGAAAACCACTGAGTGCCATAGGACGGTGTAACAATCATtctgcagttttttgttttttttttcttttaactgagACATGTATGACCCATGAGAGCTTTTTAGAACCCACCAGTGTTTCCTGGTTCCTCATCAGCTCTTCGATCTCATTGTTCCAGCCGAGCATTTCGGCAAACCTCCGCACAGTATCCTCCAGGTTTCCTAGCTCCATGTGGTCCCCTCGCCGCAGCGGGACCTTCTCAAAGGGACCCACAGCATGTCGGTTCAGGAGGAGACGTGGCACAGTGGAGCGCACCGTGTTCACCAAGCTGGCAAATGGCTCAATCTGAAACATTTTAGTTAACATTTAATGGAATCTGACTTTACACAAACACAACCTGTTTTTACTATGATAtcatattaaattttaatgtttaCCTGCAAAGACGTGCCCATAATGATGAGCAGGTCAGCTTTTGGGAAGTCTTTAGTGTGCAGGAAATACTTCTGAGGAAGGTCCTctccaaaaaacacaacatccggTTTGACCGTTGCGGCACAAAATGTGCATATGGGGACGTTGTCATTCATTATTGCACGCTGTTAGACAAAAAACACGCAGGAAAGATATTAATCTGGCATCAAGCGCATGGGATTCATCTATCATATAAAGAGGCATACGAACCTTGGCCTCCTCAGCAGGGTAAGGAGTGTAGCACAGGTGACACGAAGCAGTGGCAAAACTTCCATGAGCTTCTACGAGTTTTTCATCAGGGATGCCACACACTGAAGGTTTTCAAATATGATCACATTAGGAGCGAAACAGGAACATTAATGCAAACAATCTGAGTTTGTCCTATTtgacttttcttttattaaagttaGACAAtagtgagggggaaaaaaaaaatcttactcTAGCTCTCTCGAGACAAATCTTATCAGGCGTGCTGACTGAAATCCTTTACATAACTCCACATAGTGAGGGTTTAtaattattgttaattaattgtATTTTTGGTGGGTTTTTAGGAGGATATCTAAAAGCTGTTTTGTAAGCACAGTGTTGCAGTTTGCCCAGATATGTCTGTGGATGTCTgcttctaaaaaaacaaaactataacaTTGATTTTAACTGCTAAATATACTTTTAGGCCAAGGAATTCAATAATGGCAACAAAAATTAGCTTGAACCGACTATGACACAGTTTAAGACAGGAGAACAGGCAGCCAGCTTTGGGTCCTGCAGAACAGCTGTCACCACTACCTTTGTTTGAATATGAACTCTCAAGATGTGCTGCTTTAGAGCAGTGCAGCTACAGAAAATATGATATTGCAGTTGAGGGTTGTCTTAATAGTGATAAGCTGCTTGTAAAGAGGAAGCCATGGCGTTTCTTCGATCACTTATCCAAAATCATCCACAGAGCACAGATAACATCACTTGCTGTGAGGTAGAACTTGTCTGTACGGGGAAACCTGTTTTTCCTGCACTGGATTCCTTGGCCTTGAAAAAGTAGATTTAGCTAAACTCAAAAATTTGTTTAGCAGCAGCATTTTGTAAAACCTGAGATAGCCGCTACATTGACAAATCCCCCCCAAAAGGTAAATTAAATTACACATCTTCTCTGACTAATGCACTGAAGAACTCACAGATAGCAAAGTacactgaaaaatgaaagctgccAAACAGCAGCGGACAGGGAGCCCCTTCAAAGACACCTTATTCTTAAATTGTCAAACAACAACCCTTTAAACCCATCCCTGCTGGCAGAtgcttcattaaaaaaaggcaGCTAAATCTTCCAATCCTGTAGCTGGGTTTTTCAAAAAGCCACATTAATGGAAATGAGGCATCTCGAGCTTAAGTCAATCCACAAACCACTGGGCAGCTTCAAAACAACACTGATGCTGTAGCCCAACTGTTTTCTCACTCACATTTCTCCAGTCCGTCGATGTTCTGGGTGTACAATCGGAGCAGGAGGCCTTTGTGATGAAGCATGCGGATGAAGTAGTGTATGTAGTTTGGATGATGGCTGCCAGGATACAGAGCCTTAGCCAAGGAGAAGAACGGCTGCGGGTCATTGGAGAAGTAGTCGATGTTGAAAATGGCTTCTGGGTACGGGATGTTATACTTCTCCAAGTTTGCGTAAAGACCTGTTCCTGGAGTCCTGAAAAATTGGTACATTGGTACATTCTGAAACACTCATTTTTAATATCCGTGTGATTTTCTGTGGTTCAAGTATTTCAGATAAAAGTGAGCCAGTGGTGGATTTCTTCCTATGGACAAGAAGGGTGAGCTGCTAAACAGCTTTCACAGTGAAAATCTGCAGATTGGTGAGGTTTTAGGCACCAACCTAAAGTCTGGGATCCCACTGGCTGTGCTGATTCCTGCTCCGGCCACCACCACTACGTTCTTACAGCGGCCGAGCTTCACCAGCCGAGCCACAGATGCCAGGCCTCCCCGGGATGATGACTTAACAGCGGGCGAAGATGGAGCAGCCTGATCAGATCTTGGTGCAGAGGGCTGAGGTGCCGGCACAGAATCACTGCTGGCTTTGGGAACCTTTCCTTTACTGGAGAAAAAGACAGTTTTTGCTTTACTTTGCagcttttattatttcttttaaacagtCTCATGTCACATGGACCACACCAACATCACTTTagacagttatcagtcatgccATACCGCCAAGGAGGTGTAATCTGCCCCAAATTCATTATGTTTCCGCTCATTGTTGCAGAAAGGACTCTCTTCCTCACTGCGACTCCTAAACTCCTCATGAAGTCCatgtgtcatgtttgtgtcataAAACAGCGCTGAACTTCAGTAAACATTTTCTGCATGTGATGCAAACACTGGCTGTTAATCTTTCACCTGGTGGCTCAAAGAATAGAGCAGTATGTTGTAGTAATGCAGTGACTTCACAGCTAGTGAATGGTTGTCCTACATCCTGCATGTTCTACTCAAAGACTACAGTCACCTCAACCAAAGGGAATCTCAAACAGATCTGTGATCT contains the following coding sequences:
- the ric8b gene encoding synembryn-B isoform X1 — its product is MDLNNILSQLETASEEDIEKLLQQYNVENTQTFTFDPKEETLRSKLCHSVLTVLGRQVQPSCQKTCLETLRILSRDKRVLAPVATKEGMLTLAGMARLQAGEEQDADQKSSQEQTLSEENKRVVVEALKCLCNVVYNSPAAQQVCVDVQLVRGLCASLATARTWPHEVGLFTLRLLFLLSALQPAVRGLLRREWHAVRLLTEVLEHTLDVRWVGPYEAARPDPQAMPMPAENNERAMEALKAMFNLTLSETGGEEDDHQLRLIAAILRHLLMLKTETEEKTEEAHSHAVNLLNNLPVSYLDVLIDVPVQGGQEKYGGKNMDAIEVLLDFMEKRIDKQGSNYKEGLTPVLSLLTEGSRHHREIRRYIKAQVLPPLKDVKSRPEIGTTIRNKLVRLMTHVDMGVKQTAAEFLFVLCKESVDNLLKYTGYGNAAGLLAARGLLGGGRGETQYSDDEDSDTEEYKSAKPFINPITGHVEEPMPNPVEEMTEEQKEYEAEKLANMFDKLSRQHVIRPMGVKLDGTLAPLEETLCSPPEENSDSDSD
- the ric8b gene encoding synembryn-B isoform X2, whose translation is MDLNNILSQLETASEEDIEKLLQQYNVENTQTFTFDPKEETLRSKLCHSVLTVLGRQVQPSCQKTCLETLRILSRDKRVLAPVATKEGMLTLAGMARLQAGEEQDADQKSSQEQTLSEENKRVVVEALKCLCNVVYNSPAAQQVCVDVQLVRGLCASLATARTWPHEVGLFTLRLLFLLSALQPAVRGLLRREWHAVRLLTEVLEHTLDVRWVGPYEAARPDPQAMPMPAENNERAMEALKAMFNLTLSETGGEEDDHQLRLIAAILRHLLMLKTETEEKTEEAHSHAVNLLNNLPVSYLDVLIDVPVQGGQEKYGGKNMDAIEVLLDFMEKRIDKGSNYKEGLTPVLSLLTEGSRHHREIRRYIKAQVLPPLKDVKSRPEIGTTIRNKLVRLMTHVDMGVKQTAAEFLFVLCKESVDNLLKYTGYGNAAGLLAARGLLGGGRGETQYSDDEDSDTEEYKSAKPFINPITGHVEEPMPNPVEEMTEEQKEYEAEKLANMFDKLSRQHVIRPMGVKLDGTLAPLEETLCSPPEENSDSDSD
- the si:dkey-103i16.6 gene encoding NAD-dependent protein deacetylase sirtuin-3 — encoded protein: MNRSRSSWDKKTSQASVTRITRSSQARHTNHIEPPDSGPSLYGKQRRKQTDSALAQNLSQMSVSGQDALFTGKGKVPKASSDSVPAPQPSAPRSDQAAPSSPAVKSSSRGGLASVARLVKLGRCKNVVVVAGAGISTASGIPDFRTPGTGLYANLEKYNIPYPEAIFNIDYFSNDPQPFFSLAKALYPGSHHPNYIHYFIRMLHHKGLLLRLYTQNIDGLEKLCGIPDEKLVEAHGSFATASCHLCYTPYPAEEAKRAIMNDNVPICTFCAATVKPDVVFFGEDLPQKYFLHTKDFPKADLLIIMGTSLQIEPFASLVNTVRSTVPRLLLNRHAVGPFEKVPLRRGDHMELGNLEDTVRRFAEMLGWNNEIEELMRNQETLTIPPLVSSPPSQTCPIRATAEPQGRTETSRSIPGAQRAAGSGGEETDSETDSKSSASSTLSN